The Sphingomonas sp. So64.6b genome includes a region encoding these proteins:
- a CDS encoding LysR family transcriptional regulator: protein MARDWIDRTGEMEVIAEVVARGSFSAAARALNLTPSAVSRTVTKLEARLGVRLFVRTTRALALTSEGEAYHRAAQRILRDLDDAERIAADRGAPRGRLRISATLAHGRIAVVPLLGDFLARYPDIVADISLTDTVIDLLEERADVAIRIGPLADSSLTARRLGDSGRSVVASPTYLARHGMPQRPDDLLAHNCIGFNFRRHQTGWPFRDNRGTRELAVTGNIEANNGETVAQLARDGIGIARVGTFHVTEDIAAGRLVSILDAFNPGDREPIHALFVGGATMPARVRVFIDYLVERLGDEALPR, encoded by the coding sequence ATGGCGCGTGACTGGATTGATCGAACCGGCGAAATGGAAGTTATTGCCGAGGTCGTCGCGCGGGGCAGTTTCTCTGCGGCGGCGCGCGCCCTCAATCTCACGCCATCGGCGGTCAGCCGCACCGTGACCAAGCTCGAAGCGCGACTGGGCGTACGCCTCTTTGTGCGCACCACACGCGCGCTCGCCCTGACCAGTGAGGGTGAGGCTTATCATCGCGCCGCACAACGTATCCTGCGCGATCTCGACGATGCCGAACGCATCGCCGCCGATCGGGGTGCGCCACGCGGACGGTTGCGCATCAGCGCAACGCTGGCGCACGGTCGGATCGCCGTCGTGCCGTTGCTCGGCGATTTCCTCGCGCGCTATCCCGATATCGTGGCCGATATCAGTCTGACCGATACGGTGATCGACCTGTTGGAAGAACGCGCGGATGTCGCGATCCGCATCGGCCCACTGGCTGATTCGAGTCTGACCGCGCGGCGCCTCGGCGATAGCGGCCGGTCGGTCGTCGCCTCACCGACCTATCTCGCGCGACACGGCATGCCGCAACGGCCCGACGATCTGCTGGCGCATAATTGCATCGGCTTCAATTTTCGACGCCACCAGACGGGCTGGCCGTTTCGCGACAATCGCGGCACGCGGGAACTGGCCGTTACGGGCAATATCGAGGCCAACAATGGCGAGACCGTCGCTCAGCTGGCGCGTGACGGAATTGGTATCGCGCGCGTCGGCACGTTCCACGTGACCGAGGATATCGCGGCGGGCCGGCTGGTGAGCATCCTCGACGCGTTCAATCCGGGTGACCGCGAGCCGATCCACGCACTGTTCGTCGGCGGGGCGACGATGCCCGCCCGGGTGAGGGTATTCATCGACTATCTCGTCGAACGTCTCGGTGACGAGGCGCTGCCGCGCTGA
- a CDS encoding flagellin yields MTVIGTNIGSLRASNASTAANLNLQQSIERLSTGKRINSAKDDAAGLAIASSMTSQIRGMNQAVRNANDGMSMAQTAEGALGEVTNMLQRVRELAVQSASGTYSDDDRTNLQTEVTELRTQIADIVSNTEFNGVKLFDGSAGTSGTVSIQTGANSGDTVDLALTAVTLTGVAAVTVATSTDADAALATVDTALGVVSTKRASLGASQNRLQSVVNNLTSNVTNLTDARSRIEDADFSAETTNLAKAQILSQASTAMLAQANQSQQGVLSLLR; encoded by the coding sequence ATGACTGTTATCGGAACCAATATCGGTTCGCTGCGCGCTTCGAACGCTTCGACCGCGGCAAACCTGAACCTGCAGCAGAGCATCGAGCGCCTGTCGACCGGCAAACGTATCAACTCGGCAAAGGACGACGCCGCCGGCCTCGCCATCGCATCGTCGATGACGTCGCAGATCCGCGGCATGAACCAGGCCGTTCGCAATGCGAACGACGGTATGTCGATGGCGCAGACGGCTGAAGGCGCGCTCGGCGAAGTCACCAACATGCTGCAGCGCGTTCGTGAACTCGCGGTTCAGTCGGCTTCCGGCACCTATTCGGACGACGACCGCACCAACCTGCAGACCGAAGTCACCGAACTGCGCACGCAGATCGCCGACATCGTCTCGAACACCGAATTCAACGGCGTCAAGCTTTTCGACGGTTCGGCGGGCACGTCGGGCACGGTTTCGATCCAGACCGGTGCGAACTCGGGCGACACCGTCGATCTCGCGCTGACCGCCGTCACGCTGACCGGCGTTGCTGCGGTGACCGTCGCCACCTCGACCGATGCCGATGCCGCGCTCGCTACCGTTGATACCGCACTCGGTGTCGTGTCGACCAAGCGTGCATCGCTTGGTGCGTCGCAGAACCGCCTGCAGTCGGTGGTCAACAACCTGACTTCGAACGTCACGAACCTGACCGACGCGCGCAGCCGGATCGAAGACGCCGACTTCTCGGCCGAAACGACCAACCTCGCCAAGGCGCAGATCCTGAGCCAGGCATCGACCGCGATGCTCGCACAGGCGAACCAGAGCCAGCAGGGCGTTCTGTCGCTGCTGCGTTAA
- a CDS encoding sigma-54 dependent transcriptional regulator — MRSIVPSAAVLRQKYALVSSLRSQGFTVRSFEDGRTQPGDLFLIAEGEVPPAPARTVIIGDKGRHVSPSRDGSPARIAFSSEDAAVGNGFVRALVAGAETPTAADPESLALYALAERVAAADITVLINGPTGTGKEVLARHIHLSSDRRDGPFIAINCAALPETMLEALLFGHQKGAFTGASSGGEGFFRAANGGTLLLDEIAEMPIQLQAKLLRALQEREVVPIGASTPQAIDVRVIACANRDLQTEVAEGRFRADLYYRLSVFPLHTKPLNERRQDIPALAATMILRHAGNRVSVPWPDAAAIEALVRHDWPGNVRELENVIQRALLFAAGDTIGPEHIVFDRAPTPLAANDQPVATPTTLGNIVQMHEFQAIRETLVACGGSRIETAKRLGISERTLRYRLAKAREQGEDITRHHNQAASA, encoded by the coding sequence ATGCGTTCCATCGTTCCATCAGCTGCAGTGCTCCGGCAGAAATATGCCCTGGTATCGTCGTTGCGCTCGCAAGGCTTCACGGTGCGGTCGTTCGAGGATGGCCGGACGCAGCCTGGCGACCTGTTCCTGATCGCGGAAGGTGAAGTGCCGCCCGCCCCCGCACGCACGGTGATCATCGGCGACAAGGGCCGCCATGTCAGCCCCTCGCGCGACGGCAGCCCGGCACGCATCGCCTTCTCCTCCGAAGATGCCGCCGTCGGTAACGGCTTTGTCCGCGCGCTGGTCGCCGGGGCTGAGACGCCAACTGCCGCCGACCCCGAGAGCCTCGCCCTTTATGCGCTCGCCGAGCGCGTTGCCGCTGCCGACATCACCGTGCTGATCAATGGTCCGACCGGCACCGGCAAGGAAGTGCTCGCGCGGCATATCCATCTTTCTTCCGACCGCCGCGACGGCCCGTTCATCGCGATCAATTGCGCAGCGCTACCCGAAACGATGCTCGAAGCCTTGCTGTTCGGCCATCAGAAAGGCGCGTTCACCGGCGCGTCCTCGGGCGGCGAAGGTTTTTTTCGCGCTGCCAATGGTGGCACGCTGCTGCTCGACGAGATCGCGGAGATGCCGATCCAGCTCCAGGCCAAATTGCTCCGCGCGTTGCAGGAGCGTGAGGTCGTGCCGATCGGTGCCTCGACCCCGCAAGCGATCGACGTCCGCGTCATCGCCTGCGCCAACCGCGACCTGCAGACCGAAGTCGCCGAAGGCCGGTTCCGCGCCGATCTCTATTACCGTCTGTCGGTCTTCCCGCTTCATACCAAGCCGCTCAACGAGCGTCGCCAGGACATTCCCGCGCTCGCCGCGACGATGATCCTGCGCCATGCCGGTAACCGCGTGTCGGTGCCATGGCCCGACGCCGCGGCGATCGAGGCACTGGTCCGCCATGACTGGCCCGGCAATGTGCGCGAACTCGAAAACGTCATCCAGCGCGCATTGCTGTTCGCCGCCGGCGACACGATCGGCCCCGAGCATATCGTGTTCGACCGCGCGCCGACACCGCTAGCCGCCAATGATCAACCGGTGGCCACCCCGACGACCCTGGGCAACATCGTCCAGATGCATGAATTCCAGGCGATCCGCGAAACGCTCGTCGCGTGCGGCGGCAGTCGGATCGAAACCGCAAAGCGGCTCGGCATTTCGGAGCGCACCTTGCGCTATCGTCTCGCCAAGGCGCGCGAACAGGGTGAGGACATCACCCGCCATCATAATCAGGCGGCATCGGCATGA
- the fliE gene encoding flagellar hook-basal body complex protein FliE has product MSAIGSVGGATGVDRVMALRAQILERNQALQRANTSAGATTGVTETKPTSFAATMEDALKSVNQGQAKAGELSAAYERGETIDIAKVMLARQQASVGFEATLQVRNKLLSAYKDIMSMPV; this is encoded by the coding sequence ATGAGCGCGATCGGCAGTGTCGGCGGCGCGACTGGCGTCGATCGGGTGATGGCGCTTCGCGCCCAGATTCTCGAACGCAATCAGGCGCTGCAACGCGCCAACACCTCGGCGGGCGCCACTACCGGCGTGACCGAGACGAAGCCGACCAGCTTCGCCGCGACGATGGAAGACGCGCTGAAAAGCGTCAACCAGGGCCAAGCCAAGGCCGGCGAATTGTCCGCCGCATACGAACGCGGTGAAACGATCGACATCGCCAAGGTGATGCTCGCCCGTCAACAAGCTTCGGTCGGCTTCGAGGCGACCCTGCAGGTCCGCAACAAACTCCTGTCCGCCTATAAGGACATTATGAGCATGCCGGTATAA
- a CDS encoding MFS transporter: MKINPPILALAVGAFGIGVTEFAPMGLLPIMATDLGVSIPTAGLLVSAYALGVLLCAPLMTLTTARVPRKTLLIALMGIFTIGNLLSALSGGYAMLMAARIITSMTHGAFFGVGSIVAASVVPANKRAGAVAAMFMGLTIANVAGVPAASWIGEVAGWRAAFFGIAGLGVLAMTALWLAVPYAKLTETADMRAELRVLKRPQVLTALALTVIGSGAMFTVFTYIAPILREETHASVAFITAMLAVYGIGLTVGNWLGGRYADRSIDGTLIAVLAALTGLLLLFAVTMHWPVPAALSIFAWGVATFALVPPLQMRVMAAASDAPNLASAMNIGAFNLGNAIGAAIGGAVISLGLGYVAVSIAGAIVAGAALVLALATRGQDIAVAEPVVCAT; the protein is encoded by the coding sequence ATGAAGATCAATCCACCCATTCTCGCGCTGGCCGTCGGCGCCTTCGGCATCGGCGTAACGGAGTTCGCGCCGATGGGCCTGTTGCCGATCATGGCGACCGACCTTGGCGTCTCGATCCCAACCGCCGGTCTGCTGGTCAGTGCCTATGCATTGGGCGTGCTGCTCTGTGCGCCGCTGATGACGCTGACCACCGCGCGGGTGCCGCGCAAGACGTTGCTGATCGCGCTGATGGGCATCTTCACGATCGGCAATCTGCTGTCGGCACTGTCCGGCGGTTACGCGATGTTGATGGCCGCGCGGATCATCACGTCGATGACGCATGGCGCATTCTTCGGTGTGGGATCGATCGTCGCGGCAAGCGTGGTGCCGGCCAACAAGCGTGCCGGCGCGGTCGCGGCGATGTTCATGGGCCTGACCATCGCCAATGTCGCCGGTGTGCCGGCCGCGTCCTGGATTGGCGAAGTCGCCGGATGGCGCGCGGCGTTCTTCGGTATCGCTGGCCTTGGTGTCCTGGCGATGACAGCGCTGTGGCTCGCCGTGCCTTATGCAAAGCTGACCGAGACAGCGGATATGCGCGCCGAACTGCGTGTCCTGAAACGCCCGCAAGTGCTCACCGCGCTCGCGCTGACCGTGATCGGCTCAGGCGCGATGTTCACCGTGTTCACCTATATCGCGCCGATCCTGCGCGAAGAAACCCATGCCTCGGTCGCCTTCATCACCGCCATGCTCGCGGTCTATGGCATCGGCCTGACCGTCGGCAACTGGCTCGGCGGGCGTTATGCCGACCGCTCGATCGACGGCACGTTGATCGCTGTGCTCGCCGCACTGACCGGCTTGCTGCTGTTGTTCGCGGTGACGATGCACTGGCCGGTACCCGCCGCGCTATCGATCTTCGCCTGGGGCGTGGCGACTTTTGCGCTGGTGCCGCCGTTGCAGATGCGCGTGATGGCCGCCGCGTCGGACGCGCCCAATCTGGCCAGCGCGATGAACATCGGCGCGTTCAACCTCGGCAATGCGATCGGCGCTGCGATCGGCGGCGCGGTGATCAGCCTGGGTCTGGGTTATGTCGCCGTCTCGATCGCCGGCGCGATCGTCGCCGGCGCCGCACTCGTCCTGGCGCTGGCGACGCGAGGGCAGGACATCGCTGTCGCAGAGCCGGTCGTCTGCGCTACGTGA